The Montipora capricornis isolate CH-2021 chromosome 6, ASM3666992v2, whole genome shotgun sequence genome has a window encoding:
- the LOC138054458 gene encoding SR-related and CTD-associated factor 4-like: MGDMEIVRQFNSELSTIYETKPPISKAKVASVTRLAVKAIKYYKHVVQSIEKFAQKCRQEYKIPALYVMDSVIRQSRHQFGAEKDVYGPRFSKNITTTFQHIFRCNEGEQGKVIKVLNLWQKNGIYSPEVIQPLLNLASSLNQVEVPPVVDDVVEPPEEMSVNPSSSNVNNQLATALEEQRQEHLQQIQLLQQKLQEQQRINAQQQQQLQQQQQQQIPGIPTMPAMHAMPPAQKERQQAFVVSQQLQVPAESASNISTEAQASNVDPPVMGQQQQQPKFQLQPEVFAQIQALTGMNIRIPQPNQASTPDSSSGLAPQSVNVAEDNSDPGPEIPGFPDGTNFIAPPGMPVWTPHGIGQGTIHHPQHSASQDERISSVIDDFDYGDDDDDASRIAEQRRHLMEEQRRLSQEVHPHMGEMPGEFQNTFRPVGEQHDRLEEPLGPFNRRSPDVHERERSPGSHYQKSRSPRRRSRSPRWRERSPRRRSRSPFGRDRERDRERDRGRARERDRDRDRDRDRDRDRDRGRNRDKDRDSDKDKAKESDKESEKRNDGIPVSKKESLSVCSTTIWVGHLAKTVAKENLQEMFEANQLAVSSIDMVPPRGCAYVVMMNRRDASKVLVTLKNERIHGNSLKLAWAPGKGVKGKEYKEHFDADQGVAFIPWSKLGTNVDLQALGEGSWIDPETLPPGLQKAEVKEGSEADSTDTSNAKDEKDLGTMSHEELMKLAAAQAGTEAKVPEQGIPSGIPSGHTVNPPGQPPQIPLPGHPLFPGHHPMIPPPMIIQPPFPGPPIPPNMLPPGAPPPSIAGVPPPNMGGHPLHQFTPAGAPPVSAPNGPPGPPLNHGRPQEGGQFPPDNNRPVVSGVPLEAGQYPPPFHGRPREGSLFPVQDGKFQPDRLEDGGSFPPHHAIEEGQLPPTRTGDMFPPHHPGRPQGSGQFPPPHRSSRPHDGGQFPPRPQGRYPDGHFPPMHRGPPPFHQRPPLHPRMAPFHPGGPRFPHDIPPLMPSGGPPRGPDFGSPPWGSGPSPMRGPPPRGLPPPNWPDNRPPDVNHEAVIDWNQEPKKETEGEVNPHNMGESPDRPDEERDFARRPRRELGDRGEPDRPREQNWERGRDRDDRARIRDRDDRFRDRGRDRERDRGRERDWDRDDGQRVRDFRSSRDFTSDRDVHRGGPRRRSRFEPLEERPVIGEPVLKENNMNEQELQPSRDTSKLAQNSGNDPTSQEEGEIVEGTVKESQNIVMDNAAVNTAKDCDKQNIASEAIDLPQDQKTICIPKDNLDISKHNEATDISMEDNKLLSAQSAVDDATVLLNQGTRDHGETTHSTS, encoded by the exons atggGGGACATGGAAATTGTAAGGCAGTTCAACAGTGAA CTGTCGACAATCTATGAAACCAAGCCACCAATATCCAAAGCTAAAGTAGCATCGGTTACCAGACTCGCTGTTAAAGCCATAAAG TATTACAAACACGTGGTACAAAGCATCGAGAAATTTGCTCAGAAG TGCCGACAGGAGTATAAAATCCCAGCTCTCTATGTGATGGATTCGGTGATAAGGCAATCAAGGCACCAG TTTGGTGCAGAGAAGGATGTGTATGGCCCTAGATTTTCCAAGAATATTACAACCACATTTCAGCATATTTTCAGATGTAATGAAGGTGAACAG GGTAAAGTCATCAAAGTCTTGAACTTGTGGCAGAAGAATGGTATTTATTCTCCAGAGGTCATTCAACCTTTGCTAAACTTAGCTTCATCTTTAAACCAAG TTGAGGTTCCACCTGTTGTAGACGATGTTGTGGAACCCCCTGAAGAAATGTCTGTAAACCCATCCTCTTCGAATGTGAACAATCAACTTGCAACAGCATTGGAAGAACAGAGACAAGAACATTTGCAGCAGATTCAGCTTCTGCAGCAGAAATTACAAGAACAGCAGAGAATCAATGCCCAACAGCAACAGCAGttgcagcagcaacaacaacagcagataCCAGGAATTCCTACCATGCCTGCGATGCATGCAATGCCACCGGCGCAAAAGGAACGTCAGCAAGCATTTGTAGTTTCTCAGCAGTTACAGGTGCCAGCTGAAAGTGCTTCAAACATCTCAACAGAAGCACAAGCCAGCAATGTAGATCCCCCAGTTATGggacagcaacaacaacaacctaaGTTCCAACTGCAACCAGAGGTGTTTGCTCAGATTCAAGCACTCACAG GCATGAATATACGAATACCACAGCCAAACCAAGCCAGCACACCAGATTCGTCCTCAGGACTTGCCCCACAAAGTGTAAATGTGGCTGAGGATAACAGTGATCCTGGTCCTGAAATACCTGGGTTCCCTGATGGTACAAACTTCATTGCACCTCCTGGAATGCCTGTGTGGACCCCACACGGGATAGGACAAGGAACCATTCACCATCCTCAGCATAGTGCATCACAGGATGAAAGGATATCA TCTGTTATAGATGACTTTGATTatggagatgatgatgatgatgcttcAAGAATAGCTGAACAGAGACGCCATTTGATGGAAGAGCAAAGAAGGCTGAGTCAGGA AGTTCATCCACACATGGGGGAAATGCCAGGTGAATTTCAAAACACATTTAGACCAGTTGGTGAGCAGCATGACCGACTTGAGGAACCTTTAG GGCCCTTTAACAGGAGATCACCTGATGTTCATGAGAGAGAAAGATCACCTGGCAGTCATTATCAAAAATCTAGATCTCCAAGGAGGCGCAGCAGAAGCCCTAGATGGAGGGAGCGCTCTCCTCGACGCCGTTCTCGGTCACCATTTGGAAGAGACAGAGAACGAGACCGGGAAAGAGACAGAGGCCGGGCAAGGGAGCGTGATAGAGATAGGGATCGAGACCGGGACCGGGACCGGGACCGCGACAGGGGCCGCAATAGAGATAAGGACAGAGATTCAGATAAGGACAAAGCAAAAGAGAGCGACAAGGAGAGTGAGAAGAGAAATGATGGCATTCCTGTATCAAAGAAAGAGAGTCTTAGTG TTTGTAGTACGACGATCTGGGTTGGCCATTTAGCAAAGACAGTCGCGAAGGAAAACTTACAGGAAATGTTTGAAGCAAATCAGCTTGCAGTGTCTTCCATTGAT ATGGTTCCTCCAAGAGGGTGTGCCTATGTTGTCATGATGAACAGACGTGATGCTTCAAAGGTGcttgttactttaaaaaatgaaagaattcaTGGAAATTCTCTCAAG TTGGCCTGGGCACCAGGAAAAGGTGTTAAAGGCAAAGAATACAAGGAACATTTTGATGCAGATCAAGGTGTTGCATTTATACCCTGGAGCAAGCTCGGCACCAATGTTGACCTGCAAGCACTTGGTGAAGGGAGCTGGATTGATCCTGAAACTCTTCCACCTGGTCTACAGAAAGCTGAAGTGAAAGAAG GTTCAGAGGCCGACAGCACTGATACCAGTAATGCCAAAGATGAAAAAGACCTCGGAACTATGAGTCATGAAGAGCTTATGAAACTGGCGGCTGCACAAGCAGGCACTGAAGCCAAGGTCCCTGAGCAAGGAATACCATCAGGCATTCCATCAGGGCACACAGTGAACCCACCAGGGCAACCCCCTCAAATTCCCCTTCCTGGTCATCCCTTGTTTCCCGGCCACCATCCAATGATACCGCCACCAATGATAATACAGCCACCCTTCCCAGGACCACCAATCCCGCCAAACATGTTGCCACCTGGAGCACCACCTCCGAGTATTGCTGGAGTGCCTCCACCAAACATGGGAGGCCATCCACTTCATCAGTTTACTCCTGCGGGAGCACCTCCCGTGTCTGCCCCGAATGGACCTCCAGGACCACCGCTAAATCATGGTAGACCTCAGGAAGGAGGACAATTTCCCCCAGATAACAACCGGCCAGTAGTGTCAGGTGTTCCTCTAGAAGCAGGGCAGTATCCACCACCTTTCCATGGGCGGCCTCGCGAGGGTTCTCTTTTTCCTGTACAAGATGGCAAGTTTCAACCAGACAGGCTTGAAGATGGGGGATCATTTCCACCACATCATGCAATTGAAGAAGGCCAGTTACCTCCAACCCGTACAGGAGATATGTTTCCGCCACATCACCCAGGCCGACCTCAAGGAAGTGGACAGTTCCCCCCTCCACATCGTTCCAGCAGACCTCATGATGGTGGGCAGTTTCCTCCTCGTCCCCAGGGTAGATATCCAGATGGCCACTTCCCACCAATGCACCGTGGACCCCCTCCATTTCATCAAAGACCACCTCTTCACCCAAGAATGGCTCCGTTCCACCCAGGAGGACCAAGATTTCCTCATGATATACCACCTCTGATGCCCTCTGGTGGGCCGCCGCGTGGACCGGACTTTGGCTCCCCTCCATGGGGTTCAGGACCTAGTCCAATGAGGGGCCCACCCCCGCGTGGGCTCCCTCCTCCCAACTGGCCGGATAACCGACCACCGGATGTTAATCATGAAGCTGTAATAGATTGGAATCAAGAACCAAAAAAAGAGACTGAGGGCGAGGTGAATCCTCATAACATGGGTGAATCACCAGACCGCCCTGATGAAGAACGAGACTTTGCTCGGAGGCCCCGGAGGGAATTGGGAGATCGAGGAGAACCTGATCGCCCTCGCGAACAAAACTGGGAGCGTGGGCGTGATCGCGACGACCGCGCGCGAATTCGAGATCGTGATGATCGTTTCCGTGACCGCGGTCGGGATCGAGAGCGTGATCGTGGTCGCGAGAGGGACTGGGACCGAGATGACGGACAACGTGTGCGTGATTTCCGCTCAAGCAGAGACTTCACAAGTGACAGGGATGTCCATAGGGGTGGGCCGAGAAGGCGAAGCAGGTTTGAACCGCTTGAAGAGAGACCTGTCATCGGTGAACCAGTGTTAAAAGAGAATAATATGAATGAACAAGAATTACAACCCAGCAGGGATACGAGCAAACTCGCGCAAAACTCTGGTAATGACCCAACATCGCAGGAGGAGGGTGAAATTGTTGAAGGGACCGTAAAAGAATCACAGAACATCGTAATGGATAATGCAGCCGTGAATACtgcaaaagattgtgacaaaCAGAACATTGCTAGTGAAGCTATCGACTTGCCCCAAGATCAAAAAACTATTTGTATTCCCAAAGATAATTTAGACATTTCAAAGCATAATGAGGCTACGGACATCAGCATGGAGGATAACAAATTGTTATCGGCACAAAGTGCTGTGGACGATGCTACTGTATTATTAAATCAAGGAACTCGTGACCACGGAGAAACCACTCATTCGACCAGCTGA